atcatcatacagcaatgtaGCAGCTGATGTACAAACATTCTCCAAAGGACGCACTGGATTACGGAAACACCGGGATAGATCATTTAGAATACAAGAATACTGGAATAAAGAAGCTGAAATACCGAAACCCTGCAATGAAGAACAGAAGCACCGGGataaatcatcatacagcaatgaagcagcTGATATACAAACATTCACCAAAAGACGCTCTGGATTACAGAACCACCGGCATAAATCATTTAGAATACAAGAATACTGGAATAGAGAAGCTGAAATACCGAAACCCAGCAATGAAGTGCAGAAGCACCGgaataaatcatctgaaatacagaaattcTGTAACGAAATTTCTAGAGAACAGAAAAACCGGGATAAGTTATCTGATATACAGAAATACCgagataaatcatctgaaatacagaaaaaattcaataaatcacctgaaatacagaaaaaattcaataaatcatctgaaatacagaaatccTGCAATGAAGTATACATACTCCTGGATAAATCATCTGAATTACAGAAACAAAGGGATAAATCATCTGAGTTACAGAAACAAAAGGATAAATCATCTGAGGTAATGAATCACCGAGATAAATCATCTGAATTACAAAAAGACCAGGATAAATTATCTGAAGTACAGAAACCCTGTAATGaagcatctgaaatacagaaacgccaggataaatcatctgaaatacagaaacaccGGGATAAATGATCCGAAATACAGAAACACCGGCATAAATTATCGGAAATACAGAAACCCTGTAAGGGAGCATCTGAAGTACAGAAACACAAgaataaatcatctgaaatacagaaatccTGTAATGGATCATCTGAGGTACAGAAACACCtggataaatcatctgaaatacagaaacccagcattgaagcatctgaaatacagaaacccagcattgaagcATCTGAAATACAGGAAAACGGAAATGAAACACCTGGGTATGAGGTTAGTTCAGATGGTGAAGTCCTCACATTATACCTATCTTTTTCTCCAATTCTAACTTGTCACCCATCGTTGGAGGGTTTGGAGGAGATTTCTCTAGACGGACATAACTACCTCCCGGTGGAAGTCAATGGTAAATGCTGTAAAATGTTTGTCGATTCTGGAACAACAAGCAATGGTATTGAACACAGACTCGCNNNNNNNNNNNNNNNNNNNNNNNNNNNNNNNNNNNNNNNNNNNNNNNNNNNNNNNNNNNNNNNNNNNNNNNNNNNNNNNNNNNNNNNNNNNNNNNNNNNNNNNNNNNNNNNNNNNNNNNNNNNNNNNNNNNNNNNNNNNNNNNNNNNNNNNNNNNNNNNNNNNNNNNNNNNNNNNNNNNNNNNNNNNNNNNNNNNNNNNNNNNNNNNNNNNNNNNNNNNNNNNNNNNNNNNNNNNNNNNNNNNNNNNNNNNNNNNNNNNNNNNNNNNNNNNNNNNNNNNNNNNNNNNNNNNNNNNNNNNNNNNNNNNNNNNNNNNNNNNNNNNNNNNNNNNNNNNNNNNNNNNNNNNNNNNNNNNNNNNNNNNNNNNNNNNNNNNNNNNNNNNNNNNNNNNNNNNNNNNNNNNNNNNNNNNNNNNNNNNNNNNNNNNNNNNNNNNNNNNNNNNNNNNNNNNNNNNNNNNNNNNNNNNNNNNNNNNNNNNNNNNNNNNNNNNNNNNNNNNNcatactatcatgcaagaggagcggtgtcggtactgtggtaagaaacacgactctcgagagtgtagagtcaagattaaaaacggtgaaaaaatcgtcccatcttgttgcaattgtcgaggcagccacaatgctggttcctatctatgtcgcatgaagcctcatctgagagactcgaggacgggtgctacaagcaggatagatgtatcctcgaaggaaggaaagattgtgcagcaggaacatggaggaaacagctggaagccaaTGACAGCGCCTATcaacaatgtgtgggagaaaggaacggagacaattaaggcgagcctagggaaagtaggaaatgcagctgaaaaaattaaaccttgtggaaacaaggttcaggtcaatatagtgaactctgaggttggtactcaaatattggaatatctaaaaaaactagaaaagaggattgaggcattagaaaaaaTAGCTATGgggggtagacggggtgaagatggtggtgaaacaggacgtgaagtggaaagtgaaacaggatgtgaaatggaaagtgaaacaggacgtgaaatggaaagtcaaacaggacgtgaaatggaaagtcaaacaggacgtgaaatggaaagtcaaacaggacgtgaaatggaaagtcaaacaggacgtgaaatggaaagtcaaacaggacgtgaaatggaaagtcaaaCAGAACGTGAAATAGTAAGTGAAATAGGACgtgaagtggaaagtgaaacaggatgtGAAATGTGCgttgaagaaagtaaggaagagcatgacgtattgatgatagaggatagtcaggaaaatgaactttctagtagtgttagcgttcaaccttctgtagtgacaaatgtcgaaacaaaggttaaagtaaaacggtatagagaaataagaaagaaattagatatgaataagatcacctttgatgctagtagctgttgtgcaaatgaggagaaagcaaaaatgttacagtgttgggagagtttgtctgagaaaatctcgtatctcatggaatgtgacagacagggcaaaggtagttttattaaatcatggatgaaagtagagtgagaatattatcttggagcgttaatgggttaaaatctagtgcggtggatgtacactattatactcttagatagTACTATATTAACCAGATATGTtacatgggattcttgtatttgaactcactgaatttgtgcgccccttgagggacttgaagtatgggaaggggtagaaatagcctaagctaatcttttttttttttttttttttttttttttttttaacttgtctcaataaacctacTTGAACTTGGAAGACCATTATGTATTAAAGTGTCAACTTATGGataaccatagaaataaggaaataagtagtgtaccacttcaaattgtttggatgtgtgataatgatatgatagacagaatacttaggaactacaagaattttgccccaatgattgtaacactcactatattaatatgcaatgttaaatgttgtattgtgatttgtgtatctgtactcacttaatttgtgcgccccttgagggacttgaagtagaggggggtagaaatagcctaagctactctatccctttgagatgtattttttcttgtctcaataaacatacttgaacttgagccacacatctatggttcatccaataaaatcagaagacttctagatgttactactgctcggcttagactcaattacaagtatctctgggaattctcattatctgccgatgtagacctgaccaaatataaactgagtcaacaaaattattcgcacaccctccgtcactatgtgatggagtgcgaaaagatacgtgaatttagagacaattctaaagagagaccaatgttccaacgatgtgtaaatatttcattcataacgatctgctaccagaaattttagccaaatatccccagtttgctaactgtagatagtaactaagtgactgtaacctatccaccgctgcccactggatggggggcggtgtgcaggacaaacatatcaattgtgacactagttctccacatatgtcagttgcttaatttagaaaaagaacactgtttcccaaaaacggtgggttttctgagtggaagaaaacgtatgtctggaagctgactctaaccgccccaagctgcgcgcgcattgacccgaggttatataaaccgggaCGGAGACGGCGTGGGCCCCATTctcaagccagcagctgctcttacataacgactcactgctgctcagcgagtcgtaaacacagaagtttagcccgctcaactgttctcccagcatggaccctacaccagtccCTCTCGACAACGACGAGGAGCGtcccgtcaggggcgtcctgcccttctcaacatttaaggtagtgtttgtgttttgttggcgcgccggaccagtgtttgtgtcgTTGGCGCgtcggaccagtgtttgtctctgtgttggcgcgcgcgcTCTGATGCACGCCTgctggttcagccttggtgaccaaatgcaggtgcagtggtcctagagggggtggtgaccctcggtgttatggggcactggtttttctccagtaggtggctgttatttggagcacactcgggaggaggcctgaccacccccccccccccacccccaccctcacccagtcgacgtgaggccttacattcaggtttgttttaacttttgcttattgcctataagttattaggtaaagtcagctaggttaggctagctgccgagtcacaggcctctggccactagctttgttttcatggactagtttttccataagtttccttaacttattaatgaatttaatgcagTGTCATGCCCCATGTTTCTTTTGCAGGTTGTACATTTAGGTttatttaacttttgcttattgcctttaagttattagggaaagtcagctaggttaggctagctgctgtgtcacacgcctctggcccctagctttgttttcatggacttgttttcccacaagtttccttaatttactactgaaatttatgcagtgttaagctgcgtgtttctttagctggtttgttttaacttttggtcattgcctataagttagtaggtaaagttagctaggttaggctagctgcaatgtcacaggcctctggcccctagctttgttttcatagatttgtttttccataagtttccttaatttattattgaattttatgcagtgtcaagctgcatgtttctttagctggttttacatttgtttgtttaacttttgctattgcctttaagttattaggtaaagttagctaggttaggctagctgcagtgtcacaggcctctggcccctagctttgttttatggatttgtttttccataagtttccttaatttacagtattaatgaattttatgcggCGTCAAGCTGCGTGTtcctttgctggttttacatttgtttgtttaacctctgctttgccttttatgtgattatgtaaagtcagccaggatgtgttaGTTGTAGGCGTCTCCAGACGTCTCGTCGGGCCGGTTTAGCCCGCACGTTCGTCCCCAGATGTTCTTGCCTGGCCGGTTTAGCCCGCACGTTTGTCCCAGACGTTGTCGTAagtccggtgtagcccggtacatttgttcccagacatttcgtccggctggtatagccggcacgttcgtacccagacgttttcgtctggccggtgtagcccggtacatttgttcccagacgtttcgtccagcTGGTATAGccagcacgttcgtacccagactttttcgtctggccggtgtagcccggtacatttgttcccagacgtttcgtccagctggtatagccggcacgttcgtacccagacgtttcgtctggccggtgtagcctggTACATTtgctcccagacgtttcgtccggctggtatagccggcacgttcgtacccagacgttttcgtctggccggtgtagcccggtacgtcaATTCCACCACGTTTCGTTCGAATGCTGTAGCACAATATTCCCGTGTTTTCCTTGGTCGCGTGTACCAGATGTTGGTCTGCCTGGAGTGCCCGGTTACGCGGGCCCCTTCCTCATCCCAAGTTTTCAGCGTCCAGCCTAATGCCTGGCCGTGCGGTCTGCCGCTTGAGcgacttcaaatcaaatcaaatgtttatttaggtaaggtacatatatacaagagattttacgagtaatggatttaattctaattattgcGGTCATTTTTAATCAATTCTGTTCAATTTTATTACATTCCTTTATTTAGACTTTCAGCTTGATTAGTTTCATTACGCGGCAAATTTAggaaatttatagcattgcttacacctcttgccttaaaaaaaaaaaaaaaaaaaaaaaaaatctattcgtaaaagaattcgtattttcatgtcaatttagtaaacgggagcccgctcctgttttggtgatttaCGTTCCTCCAGCATTAACCAAACGCTTACTAAAATAACTTGTTATATCCTATAGTCTCCCAGTCATGACGTGTATTAAGACTAAAGTTTTCCTCAATTTAGCATGGAGCAAGCCTCTGACTTTAGATTATTCCTGCACTTGTTTTATGAGTCAATTCCCTCAGCAAtttgttactgcaatttatgcattGCGTTTGCTCCACGTTTTATTTAACTTTTCTGCCGCGAttaaactttcagtttattcctcaatttagttGGAAGGTACTGCTGCTtcccagccgacgtccttcctgtgacgagttaagccggcgatgttttcagttttatatttatttggtcatatagctaggcggcctcccaggccgctggtttatccagacgtgttgtctgcccggtgtagcccggatgtcactgcggcctcctaggccgctggtcgcgaagttccagctgacgtgtcttttttcactccttttcgttattgtatttggttgtatttacctcggctcagtgttaatcccgtttctctaaagagttatagtccagcttcattttgagcatactttgttttgcaatttataattatttataattatagttataattggtttataattttattatttacaccatttTATTTAAGATTATTCAtgtaatataatttattacattgttaggcttTTACAACGATGTCGTCCCAGCCGGTGTTTGTTAGGCTTTTACAACGATGTCGTCCCAACCTGCAGAagatgggccagctggtggctcggccgtagctgttgcagcgggcgccctcacagactcggctagtttcagcagacgatgttacagctgctaacaccccagttccatcttaggcttcccggcagccgatgcttcagtcaggaacctccagctgaagcgttccaaCCGACGTTGCGCCCAGCAATTTatttttcttccattctgcggcacttgccgtcatcggttatttacgatattacattgtattcttacattgtacgattatttacgacattgtattcttaatattattccttattacagttactggatgacggttccctgccgtc
The window above is part of the Procambarus clarkii isolate CNS0578487 chromosome 16, FALCON_Pclarkii_2.0, whole genome shotgun sequence genome. Proteins encoded here:
- the LOC138365322 gene encoding nipped-B-like protein B, with the protein product MERINYVRGSKRKRSEHHYSNDAPTKKQKYSNGAADIKTFYKGRTGLQNHRDNSSRIQEYWNRKTEIPKRCNEEQKHWNKSSYSNVAADIQTFYRGRTELRNHRDNSSRKQEYWNRKTEIPKPYNEEQKHWNKSPYSNVAADIQTFSRVRTGLRNHRDRSFRIQEYWNREAEIPKPYNEEQKHWNKSSYSNVAADVQTFSKGRTGLRKHRDRSFRIQEYWNKEAEIPKPCNEEQKHRDKSSYSNEAADIQTFTKRRSGLQNHRHKSFRIQEYWNREAEIPKPSNEVQKHRNKSSEIQKFCNEISREQKNRDKLSDIQKYRDKSSEIQKKFNKSPEIQKKFNKSSEIQKSCNEVYILLDKSSELQKQRDKSSELQKQKDKSSEVMNHRDKSSELQKDQDKLSEVQKPCNEASEIQKRQDKSSEIQKHRDK